A window from Euzebyales bacterium encodes these proteins:
- a CDS encoding GyrI-like domain-containing protein produces the protein MAEASGCAIRRHEYSVAADALRRAEAWCRDLGHELGLFYVRAYQSVAALDQDDWKRAAHLADLVVAYPRSSTIPRVLALTVNALIAARTGLGDPRPALDLARDLAAPTGELERLVPPALARAELAWIAGRPDAIVDATDEPWRLAVERGATWMIGPLASWRRRAGIDIDPPDGIAEPYVLQAADRHLEAAQWWSARGCGYIAALSVLEAADEAGEVGASQIFRDLGAKALAVIRPAVGVSSSARGEAHRGQRRMGPWLVDGVSASASVVPVDEGLTQRGPRPLHADDVASDAMRMRTYEIQPDTADEQPTAVSEATLPVDEIGPWMAKTYGAVAGVLAHTGVQPVGPPFSRFRRLDDGRFAVEAGFPVASPIDASGDVRGSSLPAGRVARTMHVGDYDEMEPAYDALASWVREQGGELVGDAWEIYYSDPEEEPDPKSWRTEIVQPYRIG, from the coding sequence GTGGCCGAAGCGTCGGGCTGCGCGATCCGGCGACACGAGTACTCGGTCGCCGCCGACGCGTTGAGACGAGCTGAAGCGTGGTGTCGCGATCTGGGTCACGAACTCGGACTGTTCTACGTCCGGGCCTACCAGTCGGTCGCCGCGCTCGACCAGGATGACTGGAAACGCGCGGCACATCTTGCTGACCTGGTGGTCGCCTATCCCCGATCGTCGACGATCCCGAGGGTCCTCGCGCTGACCGTGAATGCGCTGATCGCCGCGCGCACCGGACTGGGCGATCCCCGGCCGGCACTTGACCTGGCGCGCGACCTCGCAGCGCCGACGGGCGAGCTCGAGCGACTCGTGCCGCCGGCCCTGGCCCGTGCCGAGCTGGCCTGGATCGCCGGACGTCCCGATGCGATCGTCGACGCGACAGATGAGCCCTGGCGTCTGGCGGTCGAGCGTGGTGCGACGTGGATGATCGGACCGCTCGCCAGCTGGCGACGCCGCGCCGGCATCGACATCGATCCACCCGATGGGATCGCCGAACCGTATGTTCTGCAGGCTGCGGATCGACACCTCGAGGCTGCGCAGTGGTGGTCAGCGCGCGGCTGTGGCTACATCGCTGCGTTGTCGGTGCTGGAAGCTGCCGACGAAGCCGGCGAGGTTGGCGCATCTCAGATCTTCCGCGACCTCGGCGCCAAAGCGCTTGCCGTGATACGGCCGGCCGTCGGGGTGAGCAGTTCTGCACGGGGAGAGGCGCACCGAGGGCAGAGACGAATGGGCCCATGGCTTGTAGACGGCGTCTCCGCGTCCGCGTCGGTCGTACCCGTGGACGAAGGCCTCACCCAAAGAGGACCAAGGCCTCTACACGCCGATGACGTGGCGTCGGACGCTATGCGCATGAGGACCTACGAGATCCAGCCGGACACCGCCGACGAGCAGCCGACCGCGGTGTCCGAAGCGACGTTGCCCGTCGACGAGATCGGCCCCTGGATGGCGAAGACGTATGGTGCGGTCGCCGGGGTGCTCGCACACACGGGCGTGCAGCCGGTGGGCCCACCGTTCTCGCGTTTCCGCCGGCTCGACGACGGGCGCTTCGCTGTCGAGGCGGGCTTCCCGGTGGCCAGCCCCATCGACGCGTCCGGCGACGTGCGGGGGTCATCGCTGCCCGCCGGTCGGGTCGCCAGGACGATGCACGTCGGGGACTACGACGAGATGGAGCCCGCGTACGACGCGCTCGCCTCCTGGGTCCGTGAGCAGGGAGGCGAGCTCGTCGGCGACGCCTGGGAGATCTACTACAGCGACCCCGAGGAGGAACCCGACCCGAAGTCGTGGCGCACCGAGATCGTCCAGCCGTACCGCATCGGCTGA
- a CDS encoding helix-turn-helix transcriptional regulator: protein MTEEGLRIGQAAALLGVSVDTLRRWEDDGRVELTRSEGGQRLVPLPEVQRLLAERRTPSRVITASSARNQLDAIVTRVVRGDAAATVEMQAGPYRLVALTTAESVDELELDVGTRVVASVKATSVIVGLPKE from the coding sequence GTGACTGAGGAGGGACTTCGGATCGGGCAGGCGGCGGCGCTGCTTGGCGTGAGCGTCGACACGCTGCGCCGGTGGGAGGACGACGGGCGGGTCGAGCTGACGCGCAGCGAGGGTGGCCAGCGGCTGGTGCCGCTGCCGGAGGTGCAGCGACTGCTCGCGGAGCGTCGCACGCCGTCGCGGGTGATCACGGCGTCGTCGGCGCGCAACCAGCTGGACGCGATCGTGACCCGCGTGGTGCGTGGTGACGCGGCGGCGACCGTGGAGATGCAGGCGGGCCCGTACCGGCTGGTCGCGCTGACCACTGCAGAGAGCGTCGACGAGCTCGAGTTGGACGTCGGCACGCGGGTGGTGGCATCGGTCAAGGCCACGAGCGTCATCGTCGGTCTTCCCAAGGAGTAG
- the modA gene encoding molybdate ABC transporter substrate-binding protein — protein MRIRIVLGVLLAVVGAACGGGQAAPSEAASPSVAATSSEALSGALTVFAAASLTGAFEAAAEQFEQAHPHVSVAFNFASSSTLATQIVEGAPADVFASANQPQMDVVEDAGLVAERTDLAGNSLQIAVEPGNPKGIDGLQDLARDDVTVVLAAEEVPAGEYGREALDAQDIDVEPASLETDVRAVLSRVALGEADAGVVYTSDIASAGADVEGVDIAAGQNVPATYPIAPLVDAPNPAAAGAFIDYVTSDDGQELLNEFGFSPP, from the coding sequence GTGCGGATCCGCATCGTCCTGGGAGTGCTGCTGGCCGTGGTTGGGGCCGCGTGTGGCGGTGGGCAGGCGGCGCCCTCGGAGGCCGCGTCGCCGTCAGTGGCTGCGACGTCCTCCGAGGCGTTGTCGGGCGCATTGACGGTGTTCGCCGCGGCCTCGTTGACCGGTGCATTCGAGGCGGCCGCCGAGCAGTTCGAGCAGGCGCATCCCCACGTCAGTGTGGCGTTCAACTTCGCGAGCAGCTCGACGTTGGCCACGCAGATCGTGGAGGGCGCCCCGGCCGATGTGTTCGCGTCGGCGAACCAGCCGCAGATGGACGTGGTCGAAGACGCTGGGCTGGTCGCGGAGCGGACGGACTTGGCGGGCAACAGCCTGCAGATCGCCGTGGAGCCGGGCAATCCGAAGGGCATCGACGGCCTGCAGGATCTCGCGCGCGACGACGTCACCGTGGTGCTGGCAGCCGAGGAGGTGCCTGCCGGCGAGTACGGGCGCGAGGCGCTCGACGCGCAGGACATCGACGTCGAGCCCGCATCGCTGGAGACCGACGTCCGCGCGGTCCTGTCGCGCGTCGCGCTGGGAGAGGCCGACGCCGGGGTGGTCTATACCAGCGACATCGCATCCGCCGGCGCGGACGTCGAGGGCGTCGACATCGCGGCCGGCCAGAACGTACCGGCGACCTACCCGATCGCCCCACTGGTCGACGCGCCGAACCCGGCCGCCGCCGGCGCATTCATCGACTACGTCACCTCCGACGACGGCCAGGAGTTGCTGAACGAGTTCGGCTTCTCGCCGCCATGA
- a CDS encoding ABC transporter permease, protein MSWDPGASRRSRVGLQTVMGWLGILAIALLLLPLVGLVVNTPWARLGELIADATVRSALRLSLVTSTAALALSTLLGVPLAWLLARREFPAKTLLRALCVLPMVLPPVVGGVALLLAFGRRGLIGQPLDALTGITLPFTAAGVVLAETFVAMPFLIVTVEAGLRSMDRRYEDVAATLGASRWLTFRRVTVPLLGPSLGAGMALCWARALGEFGATITFAGNLSGRTQTMPLAVYLQLERDVDAAILLSLILLAVSVAVLVALRGRYLGVG, encoded by the coding sequence GTGAGCTGGGACCCCGGCGCTTCCCGGCGATCACGGGTCGGCCTGCAGACCGTGATGGGCTGGCTCGGGATCCTGGCGATCGCATTGCTGCTCCTGCCGCTGGTCGGGCTGGTGGTCAACACACCGTGGGCGCGTCTCGGCGAGCTGATCGCCGACGCGACGGTCCGGTCGGCGCTGCGACTGTCTCTGGTGACGTCGACCGCCGCGCTGGCGCTGTCGACCCTGTTGGGCGTGCCGCTGGCATGGCTGCTCGCCCGCCGGGAGTTCCCCGCCAAGACCCTGCTGCGGGCGCTGTGCGTCCTGCCAATGGTGCTACCTCCCGTCGTGGGTGGGGTGGCGCTGCTGCTCGCGTTCGGCCGCCGCGGGCTCATCGGCCAGCCGCTGGACGCGCTGACCGGCATCACCCTGCCGTTCACCGCCGCCGGCGTCGTCCTCGCCGAGACCTTCGTCGCGATGCCGTTCCTGATCGTGACGGTCGAAGCCGGGCTGCGGTCGATGGACCGCCGCTACGAAGACGTCGCCGCGACCCTCGGCGCCAGCCGGTGGCTGACGTTCCGACGGGTCACCGTGCCGCTGCTGGGACCATCGCTCGGCGCCGGCATGGCGCTGTGCTGGGCGCGCGCGCTCGGCGAGTTCGGCGCCACGATCACGTTCGCGGGCAACCTGTCAGGCCGAACCCAGACCATGCCGCTGGCGGTGTACCTGCAACTCGAGCGGGACGTCGACGCCGCGATCCTGCTCAGCCTGATCCTGCTCGCGGTGTCAGTCGCCGTCCTCGTCGCGCTGCGCGGCCGGTACCTCGGTGTCGGCTGA
- a CDS encoding ABC transporter ATP-binding protein gives MDDAPTPSSTSHAEDSSDGLSARLAVNLGTFTLDVTLHVGAGEVVALLGPNGAGKTTLLRSLAGLTPLQSGRVVVAGRTLDDTAAGIRLAPEDRGVSMVFQDHLLFPHLDVVDNVAFGLRAHGIPARQAHEHAMTWLARVGLTDLARSRPHQLSGGQAQRVALARALAYEPNLLLMDEPLSALDVEARLTIRRELRGHLDAFSGPSIVITHDPVEAIALATRLVILEDGRVVQDGSIDDVTQRPRSVWIARLVGLNLYRGHADGTTIRLPPHQRLVTATTARGDVFAAVHPTAVALYRDRPDGTPRNVWTGTIDGLDVHGDRVRVHVAGPLPIVAEVTPAAVAALDLGVGGDVHVSVKATEVSIYPA, from the coding sequence GTGGACGACGCACCGACACCGTCGTCCACCTCGCACGCTGAAGACAGTTCCGACGGCCTGTCGGCCCGCCTCGCCGTCAATCTGGGGACGTTCACGCTCGACGTGACCCTGCACGTCGGGGCGGGCGAGGTCGTCGCGCTGCTCGGCCCCAACGGTGCGGGAAAGACCACACTGCTGCGTAGCCTTGCGGGTCTCACGCCGCTGCAGTCGGGCCGGGTCGTCGTTGCCGGCCGCACGCTGGACGACACCGCCGCCGGGATCCGGCTCGCGCCCGAGGACCGTGGCGTGAGCATGGTCTTCCAGGACCACCTGCTGTTCCCGCACCTGGACGTCGTCGACAACGTCGCGTTCGGGCTCCGTGCGCACGGGATCCCCGCCCGTCAGGCACACGAGCACGCCATGACGTGGCTGGCACGGGTCGGGCTGACCGATCTCGCCCGGTCACGTCCCCACCAGCTGTCGGGTGGCCAGGCCCAACGGGTCGCGCTCGCACGCGCGCTCGCGTACGAGCCGAACCTGCTGCTGATGGACGAACCGCTGTCCGCACTGGACGTCGAAGCCCGCCTGACGATCCGCCGCGAGCTGCGGGGCCACCTCGACGCCTTCTCCGGTCCCAGCATCGTGATCACCCACGACCCGGTCGAGGCGATTGCCCTCGCAACGCGACTCGTGATCCTCGAGGACGGACGCGTCGTCCAGGACGGCTCGATCGACGACGTCACCCAACGACCGCGATCGGTGTGGATCGCCAGACTCGTGGGTCTCAACCTGTACCGCGGCCATGCGGACGGCACGACCATCCGGCTCCCGCCCCACCAGCGGCTGGTCACCGCCACCACCGCACGTGGCGACGTCTTCGCCGCCGTGCACCCGACAGCCGTCGCGCTGTACCGCGACCGGCCCGACGGCACACCCCGCAACGTCTGGACCGGCACCATCGACGGGCTCGACGTCCACGGCGACCGCGTCCGGGTCCACGTCGCCGGGCCACTCCCGATCGTGGCCGAGGTCACCCCCGCCGCCGTCGCCGCGCTCGACCTCGGCGTCGGCGGCGACGTCCACGTGTCCGTCAAAGCCACCGAGGTCAGCATCTACCCGGCCTGA
- a CDS encoding TMEM175 family protein has protein sequence MEAFSDGVFAIAITLLVLEIGVPSGSEGDLARALVEQWPSYLAYLVSFATIGAV, from the coding sequence ATGGAGGCTTTCAGCGACGGCGTGTTCGCCATCGCCATCACGTTGCTCGTTCTCGAGATCGGCGTGCCCAGCGGGTCGGAGGGAGACCTCGCACGCGCATTGGTGGAGCAGTGGCCCTCCTACCTGGCGTATCTCGTCAGCTTCGCGACGATCGGGGCGGTGTAG